Proteins encoded within one genomic window of Chlorobaculum sp. MV4-Y:
- a CDS encoding 4a-hydroxytetrahydrobiopterin dehydratase: MTQLENKHCVPCEGTAAPMAPEELQRQLSFLPEWNLVDDAGTPKLVRVFTFKDFQDALDFTNRVGQLAESEGHHPALLTEWGKVTVSWWTHAIGGIHLNDLIMATKTEKLV, encoded by the coding sequence ATGACACAGCTCGAAAACAAACATTGTGTGCCCTGCGAGGGAACGGCAGCTCCGATGGCTCCGGAAGAGCTTCAGCGGCAACTCTCTTTCCTGCCGGAGTGGAACCTTGTTGATGATGCCGGAACGCCGAAGCTTGTCAGGGTTTTCACGTTCAAGGATTTCCAGGATGCGCTCGACTTCACCAACAGGGTTGGCCAGCTCGCCGAATCCGAGGGGCACCACCCGGCGCTCCTGACCGAATGGGGCAAAGTGACCGTCTCGTGGTGGACGCACGCCATCGGAGGCATCCACCTGAACGACCTCATCATGGCAACGAAAACCGAAAAGCTGGTTTGA
- a CDS encoding ATP-dependent helicase: protein MTDFLQGLNEVQRQAVLATEGPVMVLAGAGSGKTRVITYRIAHLIRNVRVSPQNILALTFTNKAAGEMRQRIDGILERGSASSLWIGTFHSVFARLLRSYIHLIGYDRNFSIFDADDSKSLIKQCMKELNLSPETLPANLVHSAISKAKNSFVLPPEFHRKAIDDQSQKISLVYERYVHKLRENNALDFDDLLIKPIELFTEHPPVLEQLQDYFKYLLIDEYQDTNRVQYLVAKMLAGKHRNIFVVGDDAQSIYSWRGADISNMLNFNDDYGDAQLFKLVDNYRSTKTILDAANSVISRNTRQIKKELVANAGTGEPITLIEAFNEKREAEKIAEHINSIRLSKGAQYRSFAVFYRTNAQSRVIEDMMRQNRIPYKIFGSVSFYKRKEIKDAVAYMRLVLNDRDSESLLRVINFPPRKIGDVSINKLKEFAEERNISLYEAVKRAGEGGFQARLVNALTQFADLIEAMRQQAEAGTAYDVLSMLYDTTGLLSLLKEENTPEALARHENLQELLSMTRDFADHNPNSATLGDFLSTISLASDYDETQESDNYVSLMTVHAAKGLEFPVVFVTGMEEKLFPLNSYEPSELEEERRLFYVAITRAREKLFLSWAQSRYMYGQPQMCLRSTFINEIDPDIIVTEGGRKLSESPKKVAATAMAGRPVFGSSLRPQPGSPAAKVPTVKPAGSARPTGAAKSEYRPGTRVQHAIFGPGTVLDVQGSGAKQKVKINFRTAGEKTLMVQYANLKIV, encoded by the coding sequence TTGACAGATTTTCTTCAGGGCCTCAATGAGGTTCAGCGACAGGCCGTGCTCGCGACCGAAGGCCCCGTGATGGTGCTTGCGGGCGCGGGGTCGGGCAAGACGCGCGTCATTACCTACCGCATCGCGCACCTCATCCGCAACGTCCGGGTTTCGCCTCAGAACATCCTCGCTCTCACCTTTACCAACAAGGCGGCGGGCGAGATGCGCCAGCGTATCGACGGCATTCTCGAACGGGGCAGCGCCTCCAGCCTCTGGATCGGCACCTTCCACTCGGTGTTCGCGCGGCTCTTGCGCAGTTACATCCACCTGATCGGCTACGACCGCAACTTCTCGATCTTCGACGCCGATGACAGCAAGAGCCTCATCAAGCAGTGCATGAAGGAGCTGAACCTGTCGCCCGAAACGCTGCCGGCGAACCTTGTGCACTCGGCTATCAGCAAGGCCAAGAACAGCTTTGTGTTGCCGCCGGAGTTCCACCGCAAGGCGATCGACGACCAGTCGCAGAAGATTTCGCTGGTCTATGAGCGCTACGTCCACAAGCTCCGCGAAAACAACGCGCTCGATTTCGACGACCTGCTCATCAAGCCCATCGAGCTGTTCACCGAGCATCCGCCCGTCCTCGAACAGTTGCAGGATTACTTCAAATACCTGCTCATCGACGAGTACCAGGACACCAACCGTGTGCAGTACCTCGTGGCGAAGATGCTCGCGGGCAAGCATCGCAACATCTTCGTGGTGGGTGACGACGCGCAGTCGATCTACTCGTGGCGCGGGGCGGACATCTCGAACATGCTCAACTTCAACGACGATTACGGCGACGCGCAGCTTTTCAAGCTGGTCGATAACTATCGCAGCACCAAGACGATTCTCGACGCGGCCAACAGCGTCATCAGCCGCAATACGCGCCAGATCAAGAAGGAGCTGGTGGCCAACGCGGGCACGGGCGAGCCGATCACGCTCATCGAGGCGTTCAACGAAAAGCGTGAGGCCGAAAAGATCGCCGAGCATATCAACTCAATCCGGTTGTCGAAGGGCGCGCAGTACCGCTCGTTCGCGGTCTTTTACCGCACCAACGCCCAGTCGCGCGTGATCGAGGATATGATGCGGCAGAACCGCATTCCCTACAAGATTTTCGGCAGCGTGTCGTTCTACAAGCGCAAGGAGATCAAGGACGCCGTGGCCTACATGCGGCTCGTGCTGAACGACCGCGACAGCGAGTCGCTTTTGCGGGTCATCAACTTTCCGCCGCGCAAGATCGGCGACGTGAGCATCAACAAGCTCAAGGAGTTCGCCGAGGAGCGGAACATTTCGCTCTACGAAGCGGTGAAGCGCGCGGGTGAGGGGGGATTCCAGGCGCGGCTGGTGAACGCGCTGACGCAGTTTGCCGATCTCATCGAGGCGATGCGCCAGCAGGCCGAAGCGGGCACGGCCTACGACGTGCTCTCGATGCTCTACGACACGACCGGCCTGCTCTCGCTGCTCAAGGAGGAGAATACGCCCGAAGCGCTGGCGCGGCACGAGAACCTTCAGGAGCTGCTCTCGATGACGCGTGACTTCGCCGACCACAATCCCAATTCGGCCACGCTTGGCGACTTCCTTTCGACCATTTCGCTTGCGTCGGATTACGACGAGACGCAGGAGTCGGACAACTACGTCTCGCTCATGACGGTGCACGCGGCAAAAGGTCTTGAATTTCCGGTGGTGTTCGTCACCGGCATGGAGGAGAAGCTCTTTCCGCTCAACAGCTACGAGCCGAGCGAACTTGAGGAGGAGCGGCGGCTGTTTTACGTGGCGATCACCCGCGCGCGCGAAAAGCTGTTTCTCTCGTGGGCTCAGAGCCGCTACATGTACGGCCAGCCGCAGATGTGCCTGCGCTCGACCTTCATCAACGAAATCGATCCGGATATCATCGTCACCGAAGGGGGGCGCAAGCTCTCCGAAAGCCCGAAAAAGGTCGCTGCGACGGCAATGGCCGGACGCCCGGTCTTCGGCTCCTCGCTGAGGCCTCAGCCGGGCAGCCCGGCGGCAAAGGTGCCGACCGTCAAACCCGCCGGATCGGCGCGCCCCACCGGCGCGGCCAAAAGCGAGTACCGGCCCGGCACCAGAGTGCAGCACGCCATTTTCGGCCCCGGCACGGTGCTCGATGTGCAGGGCAGCGGTGCGAAGCAGAAGGTCAAGATCAACTTCCGCACCGCCGGAGAAAAAACGCTGATGGTGCAGTACGCCAATCTGAAGATCGTGTGA
- a CDS encoding PmeII family type II restriction endonuclease yields the protein MPQLNLGDVSNYVEENIGLFHQKRIASLDSLRLSTVLKRKNPYLFKAKHMQTAEQIVRGLVDAHISSNEETVFGDWLEGLAIFINEKVFRGWKSGIPGIDLEFDRDNSRYIVSIKSGPNWGNSGQIKKMTDNFRSAKRTLRTSNSGIQVVAVNGCCYGQDRNPDKGDYFKYCGQDFWAFISGETELYTQIIEPLGHKAQEKNEAFQQSYVQMLNRFTLEFGNKYCDSKGAIDWPKLVRFNSSAAGQA from the coding sequence ATGCCCCAACTGAACCTCGGCGACGTATCGAACTACGTTGAAGAAAACATCGGCCTCTTTCACCAGAAAAGAATCGCCAGCCTCGACAGCCTGCGCCTTTCGACAGTACTGAAACGGAAGAACCCTTACCTGTTCAAGGCCAAGCACATGCAAACCGCTGAACAGATCGTTAGGGGACTGGTCGATGCCCACATTTCCTCGAACGAAGAGACTGTTTTCGGAGACTGGCTTGAAGGGTTGGCTATCTTCATCAATGAGAAGGTTTTTCGTGGATGGAAATCAGGCATTCCAGGCATCGACCTCGAATTCGACCGGGATAACAGCCGCTACATTGTGAGTATCAAATCAGGCCCCAACTGGGGTAACAGCGGCCAGATCAAGAAAATGACCGATAATTTCCGGTCTGCGAAAAGAACGCTTCGCACGAGCAATTCCGGGATACAGGTGGTTGCAGTCAATGGATGCTGTTACGGTCAAGACAGAAATCCTGACAAAGGTGACTATTTCAAATATTGCGGGCAGGATTTCTGGGCCTTCATTTCGGGAGAAACCGAACTTTATACCCAAATCATCGAACCTCTCGGCCACAAGGCGCAGGAGAAAAACGAAGCGTTCCAGCAATCCTACGTCCAGATGCTCAACCGGTTTACACTGGAGTTCGGCAATAAGTATTGCGACAGCAAGGGAGCCATAGACTGGCCGAAGCTGGTGCGCTTCAATTCATCAGCAGCAGGACAGGCGTAA
- a CDS encoding glycosyltransferase family protein has protein sequence MKILFGVQGTGNGHISRSRELVRKLKEDGHEVQVIISGRKEEELREIEVFAPYKVLKGFTLVTRRGKMSYMETMFQLDFVSLWADVLSLDTTCVDLVITDFEPVTSMAARLKGIVSVGFGHQYAFPFHIPIARGNLFEKYTLLNFAPARYNAGLHWDHFNQPIFPPVIPQTLYNAVWPEEDPQKILVYLPFEEVEDIEAFLRPFDAYRFFIYGKVKEDRDDAHLCFRGYSREGFLRDLMECSGVVCNAGFELPGEALHLGKKMLLRPLDGQIEQESNALAMVQLGYGMSMHTLDGELLKEWLAMPPGKPLNYSRTVDYIAEWIASGRWNDLRVFTDAAWKDHCCEGSKS, from the coding sequence ATGAAGATCCTTTTTGGCGTTCAGGGAACAGGGAATGGCCATATCAGCAGAAGCAGGGAGCTGGTCAGAAAGCTCAAGGAGGATGGTCATGAGGTTCAGGTCATCATCAGCGGCAGAAAGGAGGAGGAGCTTCGCGAGATAGAGGTGTTCGCTCCCTACAAGGTGCTCAAGGGCTTCACCCTGGTGACGCGCCGTGGCAAGATGAGTTACATGGAGACCATGTTCCAGCTCGATTTTGTCAGTCTTTGGGCCGATGTTCTGTCGCTTGATACCACGTGTGTCGATCTGGTGATCACCGATTTCGAGCCGGTCACTTCGATGGCTGCCCGGCTCAAAGGGATCGTGAGTGTCGGGTTTGGTCACCAGTACGCATTTCCTTTCCATATCCCCATCGCGCGCGGTAACCTCTTCGAAAAGTACACTCTGCTCAATTTCGCTCCGGCCCGCTACAACGCCGGATTGCACTGGGACCATTTTAATCAGCCAATCTTTCCGCCGGTTATTCCCCAAACGCTTTACAATGCCGTCTGGCCAGAGGAGGATCCGCAGAAGATTCTGGTTTACCTGCCTTTCGAGGAGGTCGAGGACATCGAAGCGTTTCTCCGCCCGTTCGATGCGTACCGCTTTTTTATTTACGGCAAGGTCAAAGAGGATCGCGATGATGCTCATCTCTGCTTCCGGGGCTATTCGCGGGAGGGGTTCCTGCGCGACCTCATGGAGTGCTCCGGGGTGGTTTGCAACGCGGGTTTCGAGCTGCCGGGCGAGGCGTTGCATCTCGGCAAGAAGATGCTGCTCCGTCCGCTCGACGGCCAGATCGAGCAGGAGTCCAACGCGCTGGCAATGGTGCAGCTCGGCTATGGCATGTCGATGCACACGCTTGATGGCGAGCTGCTCAAAGAGTGGCTCGCCATGCCGCCGGGCAAGCCGCTTAACTATTCGAGGACGGTCGATTACATTGCCGAATGGATCGCCTCTGGCAGATGGAACGATCTGCGCGTCTTTACCGATGCCGCATGGAAGGATCACTGTTGCGAGGGGTCGAAATCATGA
- a CDS encoding nitroreductase family protein, with translation MEGSLLRGVEIMKLRELVTRSRSIRRFDEHVAVNDATLRDLVELVCYTPSAANRQLLRFLPVTGADMLDKLFPCLKWAGYLDEWLGPEPGERPTAGLVMLCRNEDAAGTACDSGIAAQTIMLGAAEKELGGCIVAAIDRERLMASLGIPDTWTVLLVIALGKPAETVVINQIEPGDDIRYWRDKYGIHHVPKRQVDELLVTAEQFRERG, from the coding sequence ATGGAAGGATCACTGTTGCGAGGGGTCGAAATCATGAAGCTCAGGGAACTGGTGACCCGGAGCCGCAGCATCCGGCGGTTCGACGAGCATGTCGCCGTGAATGATGCAACGCTTCGCGATCTGGTCGAGCTGGTCTGCTATACGCCGTCCGCGGCCAACAGGCAGTTGTTGCGGTTTTTGCCGGTTACAGGCGCTGATATGCTCGACAAGCTTTTCCCTTGCCTGAAGTGGGCGGGTTATCTCGATGAGTGGCTGGGGCCCGAGCCGGGCGAGCGTCCCACCGCCGGGCTGGTCATGCTGTGCCGGAACGAAGATGCAGCGGGCACTGCCTGCGACAGCGGCATTGCCGCGCAGACCATCATGCTCGGCGCGGCGGAGAAGGAGCTGGGTGGCTGCATCGTTGCCGCCATCGATCGGGAACGGCTCATGGCGTCGCTCGGCATTCCCGACACATGGACGGTGCTTCTTGTGATCGCGCTCGGCAAGCCCGCCGAGACGGTGGTGATCAACCAGATCGAGCCGGGTGACGATATTCGCTACTGGCGCGACAAATACGGTATTCACCATGTGCCGAAGCGGCAGGTCGATGAATTGCTGGTGACGGCGGAGCAGTTTCGTGAACGCGGGTAA
- the aat gene encoding leucyl/phenylalanyl-tRNA--protein transferase, whose product MIKVEDILRAYRHGFFPMADSREGTVSWCQPYQRALVPLDSFRPSRSLRRVIGEKRFTIKINSAFEQVIRACSQPRSTEQETWLSEEIIEVFLKLHRLGLAHSVESWQNGELAGGLYGMTMGGAFFGESMFFVRPNASKVAFAWLVAHLRRKGYLLLDAQIMNPHLASLGAIEIPHEEYMVQLEHALGKKISFF is encoded by the coding sequence ATGATAAAAGTTGAAGATATTCTGCGCGCCTACCGGCACGGCTTTTTTCCGATGGCCGACTCTCGCGAGGGGACGGTGAGCTGGTGCCAGCCCTACCAGCGCGCGCTGGTGCCGCTCGACAGTTTTCGCCCGTCGCGAAGCCTCCGGCGCGTCATTGGCGAAAAGCGTTTTACCATCAAAATCAACTCAGCCTTCGAGCAGGTGATCCGTGCCTGCTCGCAGCCTCGTTCAACCGAACAGGAGACCTGGCTTTCGGAGGAGATTATCGAGGTGTTTCTCAAGCTGCACCGTCTAGGCCTGGCGCACAGCGTCGAGAGCTGGCAGAACGGCGAGCTTGCCGGAGGGCTCTACGGCATGACGATGGGCGGAGCATTTTTTGGCGAGTCGATGTTTTTCGTTCGTCCCAACGCCTCGAAAGTCGCCTTCGCCTGGCTGGTGGCGCACCTCAGGCGGAAGGGGTACCTCTTGCTCGACGCGCAGATCATGAACCCTCACCTTGCGAGTCTCGGCGCAATTGAAATCCCTCACGAAGAGTACATGGTGCAGCTCGAACACGCGCTTGGGAAAAAGATTTCGTTTTTCTGA
- a CDS encoding ArsA family ATPase — protein MSSRDLSEKQSQPRIIIYSGKGGTGKTTISSSTAVALARQGKRVLIMSSDPAHSLSDVFGVQIGRNEPLKIEKNLYGLEVDTIYELKKNMSGFQKFVSSSYKNQGIDSGMASELTTQPGLDEIFALSRLLDESQSGRWDAIVLDTSPTGNTLRLLAYPEIIIGGNMGKQFFKLYKSMSSLARPLSGNNIPDDDFFNEVNVLLKQMEDINEFILSPEVTFRLVLNPEKLSILETKRAYTFVHLYGINIDGIFINKILPTSRTVGEYFEFWADLHSKYLMEIDNSFYPTPVFRCHLQRTEPIGPDALYDISQIVFGEEAPDKTFYSGKNFWIESKKNQATSDHREVLCIRIPFLKDAEDVSVERMGTDIIVTVDRAQRNITLPRALYSLDMDRFVREDNMLRVIFKEVKVDKEDMELNVNKNVLDKLRSMRRLKI, from the coding sequence ATGTCGTCGAGGGATTTATCTGAAAAACAGTCTCAGCCGAGAATTATCATCTATTCCGGCAAGGGCGGAACGGGCAAGACCACCATTTCGTCCTCCACGGCAGTCGCCCTTGCACGGCAAGGCAAACGGGTGCTCATCATGTCCTCCGATCCGGCTCACTCGCTCTCCGATGTGTTCGGCGTGCAGATCGGGCGCAACGAGCCGCTGAAGATCGAAAAAAATCTCTACGGTCTCGAAGTCGATACCATCTACGAGCTGAAGAAAAACATGTCGGGCTTCCAGAAGTTTGTCTCTTCGTCGTACAAAAATCAGGGCATCGACAGCGGCATGGCTTCGGAGCTGACCACGCAGCCGGGTCTCGACGAAATCTTCGCGCTTTCCCGCCTGCTCGACGAGTCGCAGTCCGGACGCTGGGACGCCATTGTGCTCGACACCTCGCCGACTGGCAACACGCTCCGCCTGCTCGCCTACCCGGAGATCATTATCGGCGGCAACATGGGCAAGCAGTTCTTCAAGCTCTACAAGAGCATGTCTTCGCTGGCCCGTCCTCTCTCGGGCAACAATATTCCCGACGACGACTTCTTCAACGAGGTCAACGTGCTGCTCAAGCAGATGGAGGATATCAACGAGTTCATCCTCAGCCCGGAGGTGACATTCCGGCTGGTGCTGAACCCGGAGAAACTCTCGATTCTCGAAACCAAGCGCGCCTACACCTTCGTGCATCTTTATGGCATCAACATCGACGGCATTTTCATCAACAAGATTCTGCCGACCTCGCGCACCGTGGGCGAGTACTTCGAGTTCTGGGCCGACCTGCACAGCAAGTATCTGATGGAGATCGACAACTCCTTCTATCCGACGCCGGTCTTCCGATGCCACCTGCAACGCACCGAGCCGATCGGTCCCGACGCGCTGTACGACATCAGCCAGATCGTCTTTGGTGAAGAGGCTCCCGACAAGACCTTCTATTCGGGCAAGAACTTCTGGATCGAGAGCAAGAAGAACCAGGCGACCTCCGATCATCGCGAAGTGCTCTGCATCCGGATTCCGTTCCTCAAGGATGCTGAGGATGTTTCGGTCGAGCGCATGGGTACCGACATCATCGTCACGGTCGATCGCGCCCAGCGCAACATCACATTGCCGAGAGCGCTCTACAGCCTCGACATGGACCGCTTCGTCCGTGAAGACAACATGCTGAGGGTGATCTTCAAGGAGGTCAAGGTCGATAAAGAGGATATGGAGCTGAACGTCAACAAGAACGTGCTCGACAAGCTGCGTTCGATGCGCCGCCTGAAAATCTGA
- a CDS encoding enoyl-ACP reductase encodes MPEKAHYGLLKGKKGIVFGPLDESSIGWQIALHAYREGAEIALSNVATAIRFGNLQELSALCGNAPILICDASKNEDVDNTFRELKEKMGPVDFIVHSIGMSQNIRKQVPYEELNYEWFMRTLDVSGISFHRLVAYALKNEAINDGASIVALSYIASQRNYWTYSDMGDAKSLLESIARSFGPRLAPRGIRINTISQSPTYTKAGSGIPGFEKMYDYGELMSPLGNASAEECAEYTMTILSDLTRKVTMQNLFHDGGYSSMGATIPMIKLAHEVLHDKELAERVGLEGRHSSK; translated from the coding sequence ATGCCCGAAAAAGCGCACTATGGTCTTTTGAAAGGAAAAAAAGGAATTGTTTTCGGCCCGCTCGATGAAAGCAGCATTGGCTGGCAGATCGCGCTTCATGCCTACCGCGAAGGTGCGGAAATCGCGCTTTCGAATGTTGCGACGGCCATTCGCTTCGGCAATCTCCAGGAGCTGTCCGCGCTTTGCGGTAACGCCCCGATTCTGATCTGCGATGCGTCCAAGAACGAGGATGTCGATAATACCTTCAGGGAACTCAAAGAGAAAATGGGTCCCGTCGATTTCATCGTGCACTCGATCGGTATGTCCCAGAACATCCGCAAGCAGGTGCCATACGAGGAGCTGAACTACGAGTGGTTTATGAGAACGCTCGATGTGTCGGGCATTTCGTTCCACAGGCTTGTGGCTTATGCGCTGAAGAACGAGGCTATCAATGACGGCGCCAGCATCGTTGCGCTTTCTTACATCGCTTCGCAGCGAAACTACTGGACCTATTCGGATATGGGCGACGCGAAATCGCTGCTCGAATCGATTGCACGCAGCTTCGGCCCGAGACTGGCACCTCGCGGCATCCGGATCAACACGATTTCACAGAGCCCGACCTACACGAAAGCCGGCAGCGGTATTCCCGGTTTCGAGAAGATGTACGATTACGGTGAACTGATGTCGCCGCTCGGTAACGCGAGTGCTGAAGAGTGCGCCGAGTACACCATGACGATCCTGAGCGATCTGACGCGCAAGGTGACCATGCAGAATCTTTTCCATGATGGCGGTTACAGCTCGATGGGTGCAACCATTCCCATGATCAAGCTTGCTCATGAGGTTTTACATGACAAGGAGCTTGCCGAAAGAGTTGGACTCGAAGGCCGTCATTCATCCAAGTAA
- a CDS encoding NADP-dependent isocitrate dehydrogenase: protein MASKSTIIYTKIDEAPALATYSLLPIIQAFTRGTGVEVETRDISLAGRIIANFPENLTEEQRIPDYLSQLGELALTPEANIIKLPNISASIPQLKAAIKELQEHGYNVPDYPEAPSNDEEKAINARYAKVLGSAVNPVLREGNSDRRAPLSVKAYAKKHPHRMAAWSKDSKAHVSHMNEGDFYGTEQSVTVPAATTVRIEYVSGANEVKVLKEKTALLPGEVIDTSVMNVRKLRDFYAEQIADAQDKGVLLSLHLKATMMKISDPVMFGHAVSVFYKDVFDKHGALLAELGVNVNNGLGDLYAKIQNLPEEKRAEIEADIMAVYKTRPALAMVDSDKGITNLHVPNDIIIDASMPVVVRDGGKMWGPDGQLHDCKAVIPDRCYATMYREIVDDCRKNGAFDPATIGSVSNVGLMAQKAEEYGSHDKTFIAPGDGVIRVVDADGSVLMEQKVETGDIFRMCQAKDAPIRDWVKLAVRRARATGAPAIFWLDENRAHDRQIIAKVNEYLKEHDTTGLGIKIMPPVEAMRFTLGRFRAGEDTISVTGNVLRDYLTDLFPIIELGTSAKMLSIVPLLNGGGLFETGAGGSAPKHVQQFQKEGYLRWDSLGEFSALAASLEHLAQTFGNPKAQVLADTLDQAIGKFLDNQKSPARKVGQIDNRGSHFYLALYWAEALAAQDKDAEMKARFAGVAKALAEKEELINAELIAAQGSPVDMGGYYQPDDEKITRAMRPSGTFNAIINAM from the coding sequence ATGGCAAGCAAATCGACCATCATCTACACCAAGATCGACGAGGCTCCAGCCCTGGCGACCTACTCGCTGCTTCCGATCATCCAGGCCTTTACCCGCGGAACCGGTGTCGAGGTCGAGACGAGGGACATTTCTCTCGCCGGCAGGATCATCGCCAATTTTCCGGAGAATCTGACTGAAGAACAGAGAATTCCCGACTACCTCAGCCAGCTTGGCGAACTCGCGCTCACCCCGGAAGCCAACATCATCAAGTTGCCGAATATCAGCGCTTCGATTCCCCAGCTCAAAGCCGCCATCAAGGAGCTTCAGGAGCATGGCTACAACGTGCCGGACTACCCGGAAGCTCCGTCGAACGACGAAGAGAAGGCGATCAACGCCCGCTACGCCAAAGTGCTTGGCAGCGCCGTGAACCCGGTGCTTCGCGAGGGCAACTCCGACCGCCGCGCTCCGCTCTCCGTCAAAGCCTACGCCAAGAAGCATCCGCACCGCATGGCTGCATGGAGCAAAGACTCCAAGGCTCACGTCTCCCACATGAACGAGGGCGACTTCTACGGCACCGAGCAGTCCGTGACCGTGCCTGCCGCCACCACCGTCCGTATCGAGTATGTCAGCGGCGCGAACGAAGTGAAGGTGCTGAAAGAGAAAACCGCGCTGCTTCCCGGCGAAGTGATCGACACCTCGGTCATGAACGTCCGCAAGCTCCGCGACTTCTACGCCGAGCAAATCGCGGACGCGCAGGACAAAGGTGTGCTCTTGTCGCTGCACCTGAAGGCGACCATGATGAAGATTTCCGATCCGGTGATGTTCGGCCACGCCGTGTCGGTCTTTTACAAGGATGTGTTCGACAAGCATGGCGCATTACTTGCCGAGCTTGGTGTGAACGTCAACAACGGCCTTGGTGATCTCTATGCCAAAATCCAGAACCTGCCGGAAGAGAAGCGTGCCGAGATCGAGGCTGATATCATGGCGGTCTACAAGACCCGCCCGGCGCTCGCGATGGTCGATTCCGACAAGGGCATCACCAACTTGCATGTGCCGAACGACATCATCATCGACGCTTCGATGCCGGTCGTTGTGCGCGACGGCGGCAAGATGTGGGGTCCCGACGGCCAGCTTCACGACTGCAAGGCCGTGATTCCCGACCGCTGCTACGCCACCATGTACCGCGAGATCGTGGACGACTGCCGCAAGAACGGCGCGTTCGACCCGGCCACCATCGGCAGCGTGTCGAACGTCGGCCTGATGGCGCAGAAGGCTGAAGAGTACGGCTCGCACGACAAGACCTTCATCGCCCCCGGCGACGGCGTCATCCGCGTGGTCGATGCCGATGGTTCGGTGCTGATGGAGCAGAAGGTCGAGACCGGCGACATCTTTCGCATGTGCCAGGCTAAGGACGCTCCGATCCGCGACTGGGTGAAGCTCGCCGTGCGCCGTGCCAGAGCCACCGGCGCTCCAGCCATCTTCTGGCTCGACGAGAACCGCGCTCACGATCGCCAGATCATCGCCAAGGTGAACGAGTACCTCAAAGAGCACGACACCACAGGCCTGGGAATCAAAATCATGCCGCCGGTCGAAGCGATGCGCTTCACCCTCGGTCGCTTCCGTGCCGGAGAGGACACCATTTCGGTGACCGGCAACGTGCTTCGCGACTACCTGACTGACCTGTTCCCGATCATCGAGCTCGGCACCAGCGCCAAGATGCTCTCCATCGTTCCGCTGCTCAACGGCGGTGGCCTGTTCGAGACCGGCGCGGGCGGCTCTGCTCCCAAGCATGTCCAGCAGTTCCAGAAAGAGGGCTACCTCCGCTGGGATTCGCTCGGCGAGTTCTCCGCTCTGGCCGCATCGCTGGAGCACCTCGCGCAGACCTTCGGCAACCCGAAAGCGCAGGTGCTTGCCGACACGCTCGACCAGGCTATTGGCAAGTTCCTTGACAACCAGAAGTCGCCCGCCCGTAAAGTCGGCCAGATCGACAACCGCGGCAGCCACTTCTACCTGGCTCTCTACTGGGCCGAAGCGCTGGCCGCGCAGGACAAGGATGCCGAGATGAAGGCTCGTTTCGCCGGTGTGGCCAAAGCGCTCGCCGAGAAGGAGGAGCTGATCAACGCCGAGCTGATCGCCGCGCAGGGCAGTCCGGTCGACATGGGTGGCTACTACCAGCCCGACGATGAAAAGATCACGCGCGCCATGCGCCCGAGTGGCACCTTCAACGCGATCATCAACGCCATGTGA
- a CDS encoding murein L,D-transpeptidase catalytic domain family protein encodes MNPVKKASGTAGLLLLLLLLLLNLGTIALLLDSGNVSAEATREAFAAMQEYRRRNPASEPPRTLAVIDYSKPSFMKRMVIIDLKTGRQSFYRVAHGKNSGELFARQFSNTPESNMSSLGLFRIGEQYYGDHGLALRLDGLDSLRNGNASKRDIVLHQAGYVSIPFILLNTLTFQGPRIGRSNGCFVVSKSDISEVVQKLSAGGFIYAWAPGNETP; translated from the coding sequence GTGAATCCTGTAAAAAAAGCGTCCGGCACGGCAGGCTTGCTGCTTCTACTCCTGCTTCTCCTGCTGAACCTCGGAACTATCGCACTCCTGCTCGATTCGGGAAATGTTTCGGCGGAGGCGACAAGAGAGGCTTTCGCCGCCATGCAGGAGTACCGGCGCCGGAACCCCGCAAGCGAGCCGCCCCGGACGCTTGCCGTCATCGACTACTCAAAGCCATCGTTCATGAAGCGGATGGTCATCATCGACCTGAAAACCGGTCGACAGTCGTTCTATCGGGTTGCCCACGGCAAAAACTCCGGCGAGCTTTTCGCCCGGCAGTTTTCGAACACTCCGGAGTCGAACATGAGCAGCCTCGGGCTGTTCCGCATCGGAGAGCAATATTACGGCGACCACGGACTCGCGCTGCGGCTCGACGGCCTCGATTCGCTGCGGAATGGCAACGCCTCGAAACGTGACATCGTGCTGCACCAGGCCGGGTATGTCTCGATTCCCTTCATCCTGCTGAACACGCTCACCTTCCAGGGACCGAGGATCGGCAGAAGCAACGGCTGTTTTGTCGTTTCAAAAAGCGACATCAGCGAGGTGGTGCAAAAGCTCTCCGCCGGGGGGTTTATCTATGCGTGGGCGCCCGGTAACGAAACTCCCTGA